One Brassica napus cultivar Da-Ae chromosome A5, Da-Ae, whole genome shotgun sequence DNA window includes the following coding sequences:
- the LOC125609646 gene encoding uncharacterized protein LOC125609646: protein MFLNEKRNLNLNGAIFLFSSFFCAGFATMQVSLVPTKGTNNAVPCNPQSSRLAAINGAEPRLSAEQKFMRTRPPSAYCVRIESCSELMTTSPNLQYETRPFSVGGFNWTFILQPFGNKTSVGDWISAYVAIDPSGLVGENREIYADLRFLVYSKSKDQYWTSMDTEIRHFHQFRTTWGSPNFIQTKQFKAKDKEYIFDDDQCVFGVDISVYPYFNQWEILSIDKTVYGPNSWKLMKFSTLTRDFYISDDFSVGGKKWALKVYPNGNGTGEGNSLSLYVILSENQILKTYEKVYVRAKLRVLDQKQSKHLQKPILSWFDTPGEGSGFEQFVSFTDLQNPAKGFIVDDSLTVQVQFEATSSTNYYSANAAQLMSNL, encoded by the exons ATGTTTCTAAacgaaaaaagaaatttaaatttaaatggtgcgatctttctcttttcttctttcttttgtgCGGGCTTTGCCACCATGCAGGTAAGTCTTGTACCTACCAAGGGAACCAACAACGCAGTGCCTTGTAACCCTCAGAGTTCGAGGCTTGCAGCGATTAATGGTGCGGAACCTAGGCTCTCGGCCGAACAGAAATTCATGCGAACTCGTCCACCAAGCGCTTATTGCGTGCGTATCGAATCATGCAGCGAACTAATGACGACATCTCCAAACTTGCAGTATGAGACCCGTCCATTCTCTGTGGGAGGATTCAACTG GACTTTTATTCTCCAACCGTTTGGAAACAAGACTAGCGTAGGGGATTGGATCTCTGCATATGTTGCAATAGATCCTTCTGGGCTAGTTGGCGAGAACCGTGAGATTTATGCAGATCTCAGGTTTTTGGTCTATAGCAAGAGTAAAGATCAATACTGGACATCCAtgg ACACAGAGATAAGACATTTCCATCAATTCAGGACAACTTGGGGAAGTCCAAATTTTattcaaacaaaacaatttaaagCTAAAGATAAAGAGTACATTTTCGACGATGACCAATGTGTGTTTGGAGTAGACATCTCGGTGTATCCTTATTTTAACCAATGGGAGATCTTGTCGATCGATAAGACGGTTTATGGGCCTAACTCATGGAAGCTTATGAAATTCTCGACATTGACCAGAGACTTTTATATATCTGATGACTTCTCTGTTGGAGGAAAAAAATG GGCACTTAAGGTGTATCCAAACGGTAATGGTACAGGAGAAGGAAACTCGTTGTCTCTTTATGTAATTCTAAGTGAAAACCAAATCTTGAAAACTTACGAAAAGGTTTATGTCCGAGCCAAGCTGCGAGTTCTCGAccaaaaacaatcaaaacatcTCCAAAAACCAA TTCTATCATGGTTTGATACACCAGGAGAAGGTTCTGGCTTCGAACAGTTCGTGTCTTTCACTGATCTCCAAAATCCAGCCAAGGGATTTATCGTTGATGATAGTCTGACCGTACAAGTTCAGTTCGAGGCTACCTCATCTACCAATTATTATTCTGCCAATGCTGCTCAACTTATGAGTAATTTGTAA